The DNA sequence TATTATTGAATCAATAAAAAATGGAAACTGTAATATTATAATTGGAACTCATGCGCTGATTGAAGAAAATGTGGAATTTGAAAAAGTGGGTTTGGTAATAATTGATGAACAGCATCGATTTGGTGTTGCACATAGAAGCAAAATAATAAGCAAAGGAATTTCTCCGGATGTTTTAATAATGACCGCAACGCCAATTCCGCGAACTTTAACAATGACGTTATACGGCGATTTGGATTTATCAATTATTGAAGAAATGCCGAAAAATAGAATGGTAATAAAAACAGTTTTACGCGGTGAAAAAAATCTTCCGGAAATTTACAATTTCGTAATTGATAAATGCAAAGAAGGTTATCAAACATTTATTGTATTTCCGTTAGTTGAAGAATCTGAAAAAATGGAATTAAAAGCTGCTGAAGTTTATTACGAAAAATTAAAAACTTCGTTTCTCCAAAATTTAAAATTAGCTTTACTTCACGGCAGAATGAATTGGAAAGAAAAAGATGAAACAATGCACAAATTTAAAAACAAGGAATTTGATGTTTTGATTTCTACGACGGTTATTGAAGTTGGAATTGATATTCCCGATGCAAATATCATAATAATAAATGATGCTGAAAGATTTGGATTATCGCAGCTTCATCAATTAAGAGGAAGAGTTGGAAGAAGTAATAAACAAGCATACTGTATTTTAGTTACAAAAAATGATTTATCTGCAAAGACAAAAAGTTTTAATTTTGATTTTGATTATTTATCGAAAGCGCAAATTGATTTTCATAAATCAAAAATTAGATTGAACGCAATGGTAAAACATTCAAGCGGATTTGATCTTTCTGAAATTGATTTAAAATTGCGCGGACCCGGAGATATTTTCGGCAAGATGCAAAGCGGATTTCCAAATTTGGTTTTTGCAGATTTAACAACTGATCAACAAATTTTAATTAAAGCTAAGGAAGATGCTTTCAATATTATTGCCGAAGATAATAATTTAAAAGATACAAAACATTTTATGATAAAGAAAAAATTGAAAGATTATTATTCGGAAAATTTACGTTACGCAACTATTGGATAAAAATTTATTCAACAATTTCAACTAAGTCTTTTTCTAAAGTTTCATTCGGTGTTTCTATAATTCTTCCGATTTCTTCATCATCTTCATAAATAATAAATGTCGGAACTAATTCTATTTCCAAATTTTCTGTTTCGTTTGATAAACCATTTTTTGTTCTATCAACATTTATAATTGTAAGATTATCGTCACAAAAGCCAATAGAATCAAGGATTTTTAAGAATCTTGGAACTTCCCTTCTACTATCGCTGCACCAAGTTCCCAAAACAATTTTAATTTTCGTATTAACTAATTTTGATTTATACTCACTAATTAAATTCGTATCTACTTTATAATTTTTATATTCAATATCAAACCAAATAGCAAAATTTGAATCTTTGAAAGCTTCTTTTGTTGAAACTCCAACTAACATTAATTTTTGAGTTTTTGCATCTTCAACTAATTTATAATTTTGCGCAAACAATGAAATAGCAATAAAAAAGAAAAAAATTATTTTCATAAAATTTCCGTTAACATTTTGTATTTCTGATATCAATTCCCCAGTAAAGTTTTTTTCTGAGGATTTCAAAATAATGTTTTTGCAAACTGTGAACTAAATTTAAATCGTATTCACTTTTTGTAATTTCCAATACTGCCGTTGGTTTTAAATAACTTACTCTTTGTCCATCACAAATTACTTGCACATTTTGAAATGGTGAAAAAGATTTTATTACAACTTTTTGATTGCTCGAAATTACAAGCGGACGCATTGTTAAAGTATGCGGAGAAATTGGGCTAAGCGTAATTGCTTTTGTTTGCGGATTTACAATTGGTCCGCCGGTAGATAAAGAATATCCGGTTGATCCGGTTGGCGTTGCAATAATAATTCCATCTGCGGAAAATGTACTAACGTGTTCATTATCAATTTCAATTGTTATTTCAATCATCTTTGGATATTTACCGCGATCAATTACAATATCATTTATTGCATATAAACTGTCACTTTCTTCCGATAAACATTTACCTTGAAGTGTGTTTCGCTTTTCAATTATTAAATTTCCCTTTTGCAAATTTGTAATCAGATCATCAATTCTATCGGTATCATATTCAGTGAGAAATCCGAGTTTGCCAAAATTAACACCAACCAAAGGAGTTTGTGTAAATCTTGAATGATAAGCAGTGTGCAGCAATGTTCCATCGCCGCCGATTGAAATTACAACATCACAATTTTTTGATAATTCTTCGTCGCTAAATAATGTAAAATTATTCCAATTAATTTCTAATTCATTTTCCGCTTTTAACACAGAATTACTTAAAACAAATTGTATTTCCGCTTCAGAAAGTTTTTGTATAAATTCTTTTAAGAATTGTAATATTTCTTTTTTCTGATAATTTGGTGTTATTCCAACAATCATCTTATTACTTCTTTAATTGTTTGAGTAAATAATTTTATTCTAAATTTCTAAATTGTAATTCATACAATTTTCTGTACAAACCTTTTTCATCATTTAACAATTCTTGATGATTTCCTTGCTGAACTATTTTTCCTTTATCTAAAACTAAAATTCTATTTGCATTTCTAATTGTACTCAATCTATGTGCTATAACAAAAGTTGTACGTTCAGCCATAAGTCTTTCAATAGCTTCTTGAACCAACATTTCGGACTCATTATCAAGAGCCGATGTAGCTTCATCAAAAATCATTATTGGCGGATTTTTTAAAAGTGCGCGCGCAATTGATAACCTTTGTCGCTGACCACCGGAAATTTTTGTTCCATGCTCGCCAATTACAGTTTCATATTTATTTGGTATTTCCTCAATAAAATTATGGGCATTAGCAATTTTTGATACTTCAATTATTTTTTCAAGAGGATAATCTTTTAAACCATATGCAATATTTTTCTTAATCGATTCATTAAATAAAACTGTTTCTTGAGTTACAATTCCCATTAATTTTCTTAAACTTTCAAGAGAAATTTCTTTTGTATTAATTCCATCAATTATAATTTTGCCGGAAGTAGGATCATAAAATCTTGGTATTAAATCTACAAAAGTTGTTTTACCGGCACCGCTTCCACCAACGAGTGCAATTATTTCTCCTTTATTAACTTTGAGTGAAATGTTATCCAAAACAATTTCATCAGAATCATCATATTTAAAAGTTACATTTTGGAATTCTAAACTTTCTTTAAATCCATCGATGGTTATTGGGTTTGCAACATTTTTAATTTTTGG is a window from the Ignavibacteriota bacterium genome containing:
- a CDS encoding thioredoxin family protein encodes the protein MKIIFFFFIAISLFAQNYKLVEDAKTQKLMLVGVSTKEAFKDSNFAIWFDIEYKNYKVDTNLISEYKSKLVNTKIKIVLGTWCSDSRREVPRFLKILDSIGFCDDNLTIINVDRTKNGLSNETENLEIELVPTFIIYEDDEEIGRIIETPNETLEKDLVEIVE
- a CDS encoding NAD(+)/NADH kinase; this encodes MIVGITPNYQKKEILQFLKEFIQKLSEAEIQFVLSNSVLKAENELEINWNNFTLFSDEELSKNCDVVISIGGDGTLLHTAYHSRFTQTPLVGVNFGKLGFLTEYDTDRIDDLITNLQKGNLIIEKRNTLQGKCLSEESDSLYAINDIVIDRGKYPKMIEITIEIDNEHVSTFSADGIIIATPTGSTGYSLSTGGPIVNPQTKAITLSPISPHTLTMRPLVISSNQKVVIKSFSPFQNVQVICDGQRVSYLKPTAVLEITKSEYDLNLVHSLQKHYFEILRKKLYWGIDIRNTKC